The region AGCTTTTGGAACGGTCGATAGCTGGCTTATTTGGAATCTAACAAATGGTAAGTTACACACTACCGATCATACAAATGCTTCTAGAACGATGCTGTTTAATATTCATACTCTAGAATGGGATGATCAATTATTGAAAATTTTTAATATACCAAAGACTATGTTGCCGAAAGTTTATCCAAGCTCTTATATTTATGGTTTAACAGATATAGATCTATTTAATGGTATAAATATCCCCATCGCTGGTGTTGCTGGAAACCAACAAGCTGCTTTGTTTGGACAACTAGCTTTTGAACCTGGCCAATTAAAAAGTACTTATGGGCAAGGAACCTTTATTGTTATGAATACCGGTTCTGAACCTAAACTATCTAAACATAATTTACTGACTACAATCGCCTATTCCACTGACAAAAAAATAATATATGCTCTTGAGGGTTCTGCTCTTATTTCAGGTAGTGCAATTGAATGGTTAAAAGATGGCTTAAATTTATTTAATTCAATAGATGATTCAGAATTATTAGCACTTGAAGCAGATATTAACTCTAGCGTTTATGTTGTCCCAACTTTCCGAGGAATTGGTGCACCTTATTGGGATCCAAATGCCAGAGGAGCTATCCTAGGAATTAACGAATCAACAAGTCGCCGAGAATTAGTTAGGGCTACTTTAGAATCAATTGCATATCAAGTTACTGATATTATTGAATTAATGGAACTAGATACTGGTATCACAGTAGATCTTCTTTACGTTGATGGCGGAGCTGCACAAAATAATATGTTAATCCAGTTTCAGGCAGATATATTAGGTAAAACGGTTAGACGAATTGAACGTCTAGATACAACAGGATTGGGAGCTGCCTATCTTGCTGGACTAGCGGTTGGTTATTGGTGCGACCAAAATGAGTTAACTGTCTTAGTATCTGAGAACGAGAAATTCGAACCTCTTATGGCTGATAATGAACGACAAGAAAAATTGAATGGTTGGCATAGAGCTGTAAAAGCTGTCCGTTATTATGCTAAATTACTACATGAATAATCAGAAAATGAGATTATAAGAAAAAATGAACGACAATAGAGTGAATTCCTACCTCTAAACTAGATACGTAAAAAAAACAGGTTCATACTACCCATAGAAGATGGTCTCGATAAGCAATCGGGGTCATCTTCTTTAACTTTTTTTGATAGCTGCGATGATTGTAAAATTCAATATATTCTTCTATGGCATACCACAAGTACTAAAGTGTCTCTTGTTTCTCAGATAGGACAATATCCTTTATATGACCAAAAACAGGTTCCATAGGAGTGTTATCCCAACAGTTGCCCCTCCAGGACATGGACTGTGTTAAGCACATTTCTTCAACATTTTTCTGAAAAGGTGGATATAATGGACACCCTGGTCCGAGTGAAAGTATTGTTCTGTTTCTAGGTTATCTTGTTGGATCACTGTGGACATTTTTTCCAGTTTCTGATATACCAAACCCATCTTCAAACTTGTAGAAAAGTGATGGGCAATGATTTCTCCCGTTGCACCGTCTTTGGCAGTGGAAAGATAGGCTGTTTGACCGTTCCCGTATGGAAGATATGTGATATCCGTCAGGAGCACTTTATATGGAGTTCCATAGTCAAAATGCCGATTCACCAAGTTTTTCTTGGTCTTGTGCTCCTGCGTAGCTTTCATGATTTTTCGGTACCGTTTTGCTTTTCTGATTGGAGAAATAATACCGTTCATGCGTAGAATCCTCCGGATTTTTTTGTGATTCATTACCAGGTTGTATTCATTTTCCAGAGTCATTTTAGTCTCTTCGATTCCACAATTTTTCTAATCAAGAAATACCTGATAAAGTAGTTTGTAGTCAGCCCAATCGTTTTCGTACCTTTCCATGCGATTTACTTCAGTTTTTAGCTAATAGTAATACCCACTCCGACTGACTTCGGCAATTTCACAAAGATGTTTCACCATGTCTTTGAGTTGATACTCACGAATGATGTGGTTAATCAGCTTATACCGTTCATTGGTCTTTAGGACGATCTTTGTCTCGTTTTTCACGTTCCTTTCGTGAAGCTCTATTTTTTTACTAGCGCAAGGTTTCCTTCAAGACAGGCGATACGAGCGTTAGCTTTTGCCAATTTATCTTCCAGGGATACCCCTTGGTACCCGATTAGAGATGCTGGAAGCCCAGCCTCTTCAAAAATGACCGTTGAGGTCACGCCTGTTTTACTTTATTCTATAGCTTTAATTTTGAATGCTGGTGAGTAGGTAATCCTTTTAGATGAAACACTTTTTATATTTGGATTTCCCTCCAGTATTTCAATTTCTTGTTCTGTATATATTTTTTCTCATGTGGTGACCTCCGATTCCAAACAGTTCAATTAGAGCATAACAAAAAAATAGATAAAAAATAACCCGAAAACGAGAGCACACTTTTTTGAGTGTTTAGTTTTCGGATAGGGATTCAAAAAAGTTACCTTCTCTTTTTTAATTGATCGTTCTACTTTATTTATGTACTAGTTTTATATTAAAAATATTTTTATTTTAATTAGCAATTCTTAATGGCTGCTTGAGCGGCTGCTAAACGTGCAATGGGGACACGGAATGGGGAACAAGAGACATAGTCTAGTCCTATTTTTTGGAAAAAATCAATCGATATAGGATCTCCACCATGCTCACCACAAACACCTATTTTTATATTTGGTTTTGTTTTTCGTCCTTTCTGGATTGCTATTTTTACTAGTTGACCAATTCCTTCTTGATCAATTGTATCAAAAGGACTTTTTTCGAAAATATTTTTATCTATATATTTAGAAATAAAACCACCAGCATCATCTCTTGAAAAACCATATCCCATTTGAGTTAAATCATTGGTTCCAAAGCTGAAAAAATCTGCTTTTTCTGCAATTTTATCAGCGGTTAATGCAGCTCGTGGTACTTCAATCATTGTACCAATAAGATAGGGTATCTTTTGATCTTTCTCCAAGAATATTTTTTTGATTTCATCTTCAATTTCTTCTTTAATATAAATAAATTCTTTCATGTCACTAACTAAAGGGATCATAATCTCTGGTTGGATTTCCAAATTTGTATCTGATTTGTATTCGAGAGCGGCTTCCATTATAGCTCGTACTTGCATTCTACTAATTTCAGGATAGGTTATTCCTAATCTAACTCCTCTATGACCTAACATAGGATTTACCTCATGTAATTGATTTATACGTTCATTCAATTCTTCTTCACTTAAAGACATTGTTTCAGATAAATGATGAATATCCTCTTTTTTAATAGGCATAAATTCATGTAAGGGTGGGTCTAATAAGCGAATGGTCACAGGAAGTTCACCCATAACATGGTAAATTTGATAAAAATCTTTTTTTGCATAGGTAATATTTCATTTAAAGATTTTGCTCGTTCTTCAGCGGACCTTGCTAAAATCATTCTTCTAACTGAAGAAATTCTACTTTCTTTAAAAAACATATGTTCCGTTCTAATAAGCCCGATTCCTTCTGCTCCAAATTCTAAAGCTTGTTTTGCATCTTCTGGCGTATCTGCATTAGCTCGAACTGACATTGTTTTTATTTCATCAATCCAATCCATTAATTCTTTATACTCTTTTCCTAAAGAGGGTTTACTTTTTTCTATATCACCTATATAAACGGTTCCTGTTGTCCCATCAAGTGAAATGATGTCACCTTCATTTAAAATTACTCCTTTAAATTTTGCTATCTTTTTGTCTTCATTAATCTTTAAATCGGAACAACTAGCGATACAGCATTTTCCCATTCCGCGAGCTACTACTGCAGCATGAGAAGTCATTCCACCTCTAGCTGTTAAAATTCCTTCTGATTTCACCATCCCAGAAATATCTTCAGGCGAAGTTTCTTGTCTTACCAAAATTGATTTTATTCCTTTTTCATAAGCGATTTCTATTGCTTCAGTAGTAAAATATATTCTCCCTGAAGCTGCACCAGGAGAAGCTGCAAGTCCTTTAGCTATTTTTTTTGCTTGGAAGAGAGCGTTTTCATCAAAACTTTGATGTAGTAACTGTTCTAATTGTTGTGGTTCAATTCTTAATAATGCATCTTTTTTGGTTATTTTACCTTCATGATAAAGATCAATGGCTATAATAATAGCGGCATGTGCTGTCCTTTTTCCGTTTCTTGTTTGTAATAAGAATAACTCATTGTTCTCAATAGTGAATTCAATATCTTGCATATCTAAATAGTGGTTTTCAAGTTTTTTAGCGGCTGTTTTTAATTGTTGATATACTTCAGGCATTAAATTTTTTAATTCTGATATATCACTTGGTGTACGAACACCTGCAACGACATCTTCTCCTTGAGCATTCAATAAGAATTCTCCAAATAAATTATGATCACCATTTCCAGGATTTCGAGTAAAAGTTACTCCTGTACCAGATGAATCTCCTCTGTTTCCAAATACCATGGACTGAATATTTACAGCAGTACCATTTATTTTAGAGATATTATGCATATTTCTATAAAATATGGCTCTTGGATTATTCCATGATAAAAATACTGCTTTAATAGCTAGTAGTAATTGTTTCATAGGATCCTGTGGAAAACTTTCACCTGTTTCTTGTAAATAAACAATTTTATATTTTTCAGTGATTTCCTTTAACGTTTCTTCATTAATATCTTTATCTAAATCTATATTTTTATCCTCCTTGACTTTTTCTAATATAGCTTCAAAATATGTTTTAGGAATTTCCATTACTACGTCTGAAAACATTTGTATAAAACGACGATAGCTATCATAAGCAAAACGTCCATTAGCTGTTATTTTAGATAAACCTATAACAGACTGATCATTCAATCCTAAGTTTAGGATAGTATCCATCATGCCGGGCATGGATTGAGCCGCTCCAGATCGAATAGATAGGAGTAAAGGATTTTCCACATCTGAAAATTTTTTCCCTGTCATTTGTTCTAACTCTTTTAAGTGAGCATTGATTTCTTTTTTCAAACTAGACCATATGATTTCCCCTTCTCTAAAAAAGCGGTTACAGCTTTCTGTAGTTAAAGTAAATCCTGGAGGAACGGGAAGTGATATTTTTGTCATTTCAGCCAAATTCGCTCCTTTACCACCCAGTAGTTCTTTCATTTCTTTTTTACCTTCATTAAAGTTATAAATATATTTTTCTTTCATTTTTTTCTCTTTTCTTATTATATTATTTTTATACTTAATTTAAACTCTAGTAGGTATGAATAGATCTATTTTTTTCATATAATCTAAGATTAAATTTGCTGTTTCTTCTATAGCATTATCAGATACATCTATAATGAAACAGCCAATTTTTTTCATAATTTTATCAGCATACTCTAGTTCTTCCAAGATTCGATTGATTTCAGCATAACTAGCATTTTGTGGTAATCCTAGAGCCTTTAATCTCTCTTTTCGTATGTTATTTAATTTTTCAGGAGTATTTGTTAAACCAATAATTCTAGTGGGTGAAATTTGATAGATTTCTTTAGGTGGTTCAGATTCAGGAAAAAGTGGGACATTTGCAACACGTATATTTTTATTTGCTAAATACATAGATAAAGGCGTTTTAGATGTTCTTGATATTCCTAAGACTACTAAATCAGCCTTTAGTATTCCTCGTGGATCTATCCCATCATCGTATCGAACAGAAAATTCTATTGCTTCAATTCTATTAAAGTATTCTTGATCCATTTTCCGAATAATTCCTGGTTCTTCAATAGATTTAAGACCCGTTGCTTGTTCTAGGACTGTTAAACCATCTCCTAAAATATCTACAAAAAAGTAATTTCTTTTTTGTGGAAGTTCTGTTAAGTACTGTCTCAATTCTTTTTGAACTAACGTGTAAAAGACAACTACTTTTTCTTCTTGATAAATATCGTTGACGATAGTTTCTAATTCTACTTTTGTTAATACATGTGTAAATTTTTTAATTCTACTAATTTCTAAAGAGTACTGTGAGAGAATAGAATGTACAACTTGTTCGCCGGTTTCTCCTATTGAGTCAGAAATAAGATAAATTACTACTGGTTTCATATGATCCTCCTAACTTTCATTTTTAATAAGATTCAAAAATAAACGACTAATTAAAGTTTTAGAGAATTTTCCAACTACTTTTAAGTAATTCAAGTCTTCCCCCTCTACAAATTCTATTACTGGAAGACTATCTACTTCATGCTGTAAAAGTTTTTTGGTTGCAGTCTCCACGGAGTCGTTGCTAAAAACAAAGGCAATATTAGGGACTCTAGTCATTGCCATACTAATTGGCATTTCTTCAATATTTATTTTTCCAATCACTATTTTCAGTAAATCTTTTCTAGAAACAAGCCCCACAAGATGATTATGTTCTGTAATATAGATTGAACCTACATCTTCTAAAAAAATTTTTATTATAGTATCTTGAATAGAGGTTTCAGATCGGACTATTACTGGAACACTCATAACATCTTCTACTTTCTTTTCTTTTATATCTTTTATTATTAAAGGTTCTACTTTATGAGTATTGTAAAAATAGCCTACTTTAGGTTTTGCAATTAATAGCTGACTCAAGGTTAGTAGTGAAAAATCAGGTCTTAACGTTGAACGAGAAAAACCTAATAAAGCAGCAATTTTTTCTCCTGTAATGGGTTCATTTTTTTTAACAATTTCAATAATCTCTTTTTGGCGAGTACTTAATTTCATTCTCTACCCCCTTCAATAGCGTATTATATATAATATATAGTATGTCACAATTACCATTTTGTCAACGTATTTATATGTACTAATTATCTTTAATACTTAATAAATAATAGAAAGGTTACGAATGAAGTATTCTTTAGTTGAATTGTCTACACTTGGTTGGAAAATAAACTAAATAATAAATAAGTAAGTAGGAACTTTTTATTAGTTTCTGCTTATTTTTTGTAGATGTTGAATATTTATTAAATATATTCAATAGTCATAACTCAAGAGTATTGACTATGATTTTTTATTCCAGTAAAATCAAGCTTAGCAAGGTGTCATAACTAATGGTCAAAAGTAAAGTGGAAAAAGAGGTTAAAAAAGATGAAACATGGATATGCACGGGTGAGTACCCGTCACCAAGATTTGGAAGGACAGCTGCGTCAGCTGGAAGAGGAACGATGCGATAAGATTTTCTTTGAAAAAATAACCGGAACAAAGAGTGATCGTCCAGAATTCCAAAAACTACTCCAAGCGATTCAAACCGGGGATACACTGGTGGTCACCAAATTAGATCGGTTTGCCCGTAGTACACAGGATGCCTTAAATACGATTAAGTATCTTTTTGAAAAGGGTATTCGGATTAATGTTCTGAATCTAGGGATAATTGAAAATACGTCAACAGGAAGATTAATTTTTACCATTTTCAGTGCCTTTGCGGATTTTGAACGCGACCTAATTGTGGAACGAACACAAGAAGGAAAGGAAATTGCCAAACAACGACCAGGATTCAAGGAAGGGCGTCCTAAAAAGTTCTCCCAACAACAGATCGAATTAGCCATGAAGCTCCTAGAGACCCACTCCTATACAGAAGTCGAGAAGATGACGGGGATCAGCAAAAGTACGCTTACTCGACATAAGCGAAAGAGAGGAGATATGTCTTATGAGTGAAAATATATCAAATCAAGATAGTATAGAGCAAAGAAGCTTGGATTTCATAAAGAATCATTTAAATAAAGAAGATTGTTTTGGATTATCGGATCAGCAATTTGTTCAACTGAAAAGCTGGCTAGAGAGCGCCCAATTGAACCCACTTAGTACTACATTTCCAGATATTGTATTTAATAACGGATTCATAGAGCATTTTGCTATTACTTCTTCATCTGAAAATAAAAAGGGAGCTCAGCAAACGCGAGAATCAACAATTTTTAATAAGAATAGTGAAAATAACTTTTTAAAGAATTTAGATACTAGTGAACAATATGAGTTAGTAAGTAACTCATATTCTCGTCCATTTGAACCGCACTCCCATAATAATGTTATAAAATCTATACAAAAAAACTGGTCAAAGCACATAATCAGTTACGAGAAAAGTATGAACTCATCTGAACACCGTATTTTTTTACTTGAGTATTTAGATAGTAATATCCATACAGCAATAACTCGTAAAAATGAACCTGCAGAAATATTTGAATCATATAGGATAAACACCGATAAAATTTTACTTGATTGGATTTATAAATATAAAGAAAAAATAGACTATTTAATTTTAATCAATCCAGTATCTTTTTCTTTAGAAGTCATTAAAATCGATAGCATCCCAAAAATTCTTGAAAAAGAAATAGAAGTTATATATGCACCCATCTCAGGTTTTGAATCT is a window of Jeotgalibaca sp. MA1X17-3 DNA encoding:
- a CDS encoding DDE-type integrase/transposase/recombinase; the encoded protein is MNGIISPIRKAKRYRKIMKATQEHKTKKNLVNRHFDYGTPYKVLLTDITYLPYGNGQTAYLSTAKDGATGEIIAHHFSTSLKMGLVYQKLEKMSTVIQQDNLETEQYFHSDQGVHYIHLFRKMLKKCA
- a CDS encoding pyruvate, water dikinase regulatory protein, giving the protein MKPVVIYLISDSIGETGEQVVHSILSQYSLEISRIKKFTHVLTKVELETIVNDIYQEEKVVVFYTLVQKELRQYLTELPQKRNYFFVDILGDGLTVLEQATGLKSIEEPGIIRKMDQEYFNRIEAIEFSVRYDDGIDPRGILKADLVVLGISRTSKTPLSMYLANKNIRVANVPLFPESEPPKEIYQISPTRIIGLTNTPEKLNNIRKERLKALGLPQNASYAEINRILEELEYADKIMKKIGCFIIDVSDNAIEETANLILDYMKKIDLFIPTRV
- a CDS encoding recombinase family protein, whose translation is MKHGYARVSTRHQDLEGQLRQLEEERCDKIFFEKITGTKSDRPEFQKLLQAIQTGDTLVVTKLDRFARSTQDALNTIKYLFEKGIRINVLNLGIIENTSTGRLIFTIFSAFADFERDLIVERTQEGKEIAKQRPGFKEGRPKKFSQQQIELAMKLLETHSYTEVEKMTGISKSTLTRHKRKRGDMSYE
- the glpK gene encoding glycerol kinase GlpK gives rise to the protein MAEYILSIDQGTTTTRALIIDRRGNYINTATQTFEQKMSQSGWVEQDPNIIWQSVSDVIRKVMKHSEVSFTQIKALGITNQRETTVIWDRKTGQPIHNAIVWNSNQSLTIIEQLEKEKIEDSIRKKTGLVLSPYFSASKIRWILDHHPGSQERAERGELAFGTVDSWLIWNLTNGKLHTTDHTNASRTMLFNIHTLEWDDQLLKIFNIPKTMLPKVYPSSYIYGLTDIDLFNGINIPIAGVAGNQQAALFGQLAFEPGQLKSTYGQGTFIVMNTGSEPKLSKHNLLTTIAYSTDKKIIYALEGSALISGSAIEWLKDGLNLFNSIDDSELLALEADINSSVYVVPTFRGIGAPYWDPNARGAILGINESTSRRELVRATLESIAYQVTDIIELMELDTGITVDLLYVDGGAAQNNMLIQFQADILGKTVRRIERLDTTGLGAAYLAGLAVGYWCDQNELTVLVSENEKFEPLMADNERQEKLNGWHRAVKAVRYYAKLLHE
- a CDS encoding helix-turn-helix transcriptional regulator; this encodes MKLSTRQKEIIEIVKKNEPITGEKIAALLGFSRSTLRPDFSLLTLSQLLIAKPKVGYFYNTHKVEPLIIKDIKEKKVEDVMSVPVIVRSETSIQDTIIKIFLEDVGSIYITEHNHLVGLVSRKDLLKIVIGKINIEEMPISMAMTRVPNIAFVFSNDSVETATKKLLQHEVDSLPVIEFVEGEDLNYLKVVGKFSKTLISRLFLNLIKNES
- a CDS encoding IS3 family transposase, whose protein sequence is MWYAIEEYIEFYNHRSYQKKLKKMTPIAYRDHLLWVV